In Caloenas nicobarica isolate bCalNic1 chromosome 5, bCalNic1.hap1, whole genome shotgun sequence, a single genomic region encodes these proteins:
- the CDKN1C gene encoding cyclin-dependent kinase inhibitor 1C — protein sequence MSNVHLSGAAALERLSARRALAGHGRSPVCRSLFGPVDHEELGRELRNRLREMGEDDQRRWDYNFHTDTPLPGPGRLRWEEVEGGAVPAFYRETLQVGRCRIPLRRAPPSPPPPPPAAAAKGPGGRLSRENRAAPRRRGMRLRRRVPTARITDFFARRKRPAEPKAAAELPAGCPPSPTAVPAEQTPRKRLR from the exons ATGTCCAACGTGCACCTTTCTGGCGCCGCCGCCCTGGAGCGCCTTTCCGCCCGGCGAGCCCTGGCCGGGCACGGCCGCAGCCCCGTCTGCAGGAGCCTCTTCGGGCCGGTGGACCACGAGGAGCTGGGCCGGGAGCTGCGGAACCGCCTGCGGGAGATGGGGGAGGACGACCAGCGCCGTTGGGACTACAACTTCCACACCGACACGCCGCTGCCTGGCCCCGGCCGCCTGCGctgggaggaggtggagggCGGCGCCGTGCCCGCTTTCTACCGGGAGACGCTGCAGGTGGGCCGGTGCCGCATCCCCCTTCGCCGGgcgcccccctccccgccgccgcccccccctGCCGCCGCCGCCAAGGGGCCCGGGGGGCGCCTGAGCCGGGAGAAccgcgccgcgccccgccgccgaGGCATGCGGCTCCGCCGGAGGGTCCCGACGGCCCGCATCACAG ATTTCTTCGCGAGGAGGAAAAGGCCGGCGGAGCCCAAGGCGGCGGCGGAGCTCCCTGCCGGCTGCCCACCTTCCCCCACCGCCGTGCCGGCTGAGCAGACCCCCCGCAAGCGGCTCCGGTGA